In one window of Cynocephalus volans isolate mCynVol1 chromosome 6, mCynVol1.pri, whole genome shotgun sequence DNA:
- the PRR15 gene encoding proline-rich protein 15 — protein MADGGGTGSSGPWWKSLTHSRKKSKEATAGAQPPAQPAPGEPAPPGSSRENQHPGLLGDAAEPHKPDKPCAEKSGNSRRNLKISRSGRFKEKRKVRATLLPEGVGSPEEVDFPGDPHEDKQ, from the coding sequence ATGGCAGACGGCGGCGGCACGGGCAGCTCGGGCCCCTGGTGGAAGTCGCTAACCCACAGCAGGAAGAAGAGCAAGGAAGCCACCGCGGGGGCGCAGCCTCCGGCCCAGCCCGCCCCCGGCGAGCCCGCGCCGCCTGGCAGCTCCCGGGAGAACCAGCACCCCGGTCTCCTCGGGGACGCCGCAGAACCCCACAAGCCAGACAAGCCGTGCGCGGAGAAGTCGGGCAACAGCCGCCGCAATTTGAAGATCTCACGCTCAGGCCGCTTtaaggagaagaggaaagtgCGCGCCACGCTGCTCCCGGAGGGGGTCGGGTCTCCGGAGGAGGTGGACTTCCCTGGGGACCCCCACGAGGACAAGCAGTAG